A region from the Carassius carassius chromosome 33, fCarCar2.1, whole genome shotgun sequence genome encodes:
- the LOC132113711 gene encoding serine protease inhibitor Kazal-type 1-like, with product MKLAILICVSVLIYLSVAEAQQSEDNNVPDFGCTREYNPVCGDDGVTYSNECMLQWENKIRGKNVSLKHVGKCETS from the exons ATGAAGCTGGCTATTCTGATCTGCGTTTCTGTTCTCATTTACCTCTCTG TGGCAGAGGCACAACAGAGTGAG GACAACAATGTTCCTGATTTTGGATGTACTCGTGAGTACAATCCAGTGTGTGGAGATGATGGTGTCACATACTCCAATGAGTGCATGCTACAGTGGGAGAACAA GATTCGTGGCAAGAATGTCAGCCTGAAGCACGTAGGAAAGTGTGAGACGTCCTGA
- the LOC132113712 gene encoding heterogeneous nuclear ribonucleoprotein A0-like, with protein sequence MSGMEQLCKLFVGGLNVQTTNDGLRAHFEQYGSLTDCVVVQNDQLQRSRCFGFVTYSSAEEADAAMAARPHVVDGKTVELKRAVAREDAGKPEALAKVKKIFVGGLKEDIEEQTLTDYFSQFGMIEKSEVITDKDTGKKRGFGFVHFEDNDSADKAVVLKFHMINGHKVEVKKALTKQEIQAAGGARGGRGRGGGRGMGRNQNGFGGGRGGYGGGYGGGYGGSDGGYGGGGYGSGGYGGGYGGGYGGGYGGGNGYSDFGSGYGQQSSGYGPMKSGNTYAGRSGAPYSRGGGAGYGRGGYGGY encoded by the coding sequence ATGTCAGGAATGGAGCAGCTTTGCAAACTTTTCGTTGGCGGCCTGAACGTCCAAACAACTAACGATGGCCTCCGTGCTCATTTTGAACAATACGGGTCACTGACGGACTGCGTGGTTGTCCAAAACGATCAACTTCAGCGGTCTCGTTGTTTCGGCTTCGTAACCTACTCCTCCGCAGAAGAGGCTGATGCAGCAATGGCCGCCAGGCCACATGTGGTAGACGGTAAAACCGTAGAGCTGAAGAGAGCCGTGGCTCGGGAAGACGCCGGGAAGCCCGAAGCTCTCGCCAAAGTCAAGAAGATATTCGTGGGGGGGCTAAAAGAAGACATCGAGGAGCAAACCCTCACCGATTATTTCTCTCAGTTCGGTATGATCGAGAAATCCGAGGTTATCACAGACAAAGACACCGGCAAGAAGCGTGGCTTCGGATTCGTCCACTTCGAAGATAACGACTCGGCCGACAAAGCCGTCGTGCTCAAGTTTCACATGATCAACGGACACAAAGTGGAGGTGAAGAAAGCACTCACGAAACAAGAGATCCAGGCCGCCGGTGGAGCTCGGGGCGGCAGggggagaggaggaggaagaggtatGGGGCGGAATCAAAATGGCTTCGGTGGCGGGAGAGGAGGCTACGGGGGTGGCTATGGCGGAGGCTACGGCGGCAGTGATGGAGGCTACGGCGGTGGCGGCTATGGAAGCGGAGGCTATGGTGGAGGATACGGGGGCGGATATGGAGGAGGCTACGGCGGTGGTAACGGTTACAGTGACTTTGGCAGCGGATACGGCCAGCAGTCCTCCGGCTACGGGCCCATGAAGAGTGGAAACACGTACGCCGGCAGAAGCGGAGCCCCTTACTCCCGTGGCGGCGGTGCTGGTTACGGCAGGGGTGGCTACGGAGGCTACTAA
- the LOC132113710 gene encoding nucleotide exchange factor SIL1-like has product MMPIHIIQKKWRLGLSIALWLVGLHLICAHNVKSPTALSIKEGSDDHSKGEETLLEDEDSEDLEVFRPTDKWQTFKPGQAIPAGSHVRLNLQTGQREVKMGEAEGLKYWRDGNRQGMINTHNPSFTAEELKEALKKFKEGMDDPVDTKQDKDAVRAQFRPIEELKKDMEALDMLMETDVQVMRRLLNQFNNTNSTTEEKVTALLELEYLVHQVDNGQNLVSMGGMQLVIHALNSTDIHLQMSAAFVLGSAVSSNPSVQVEAIEGGALQKLLTLLATPRPTVVKKKVLFAVASLLRHFPFAQSHFLKLGGVQVLSELFQTPGVESLRVRIITVLYDMIIEKELISQVGMDLTSDSSHQERMRQYAEVSLLPVLVEQGWCSLVPELLASPEHDCREKALRTLLAMMAQCQTQYKQNPALTGSLSELQKQYQELVLTEQDIGEQDGYFGEILALVDSMVIKMQRV; this is encoded by the exons ATGATGCCCATACATATTATACAAAAGAAGTGGCGACTTGGACTGTCAATCGCCCTCTGGCTTGTCGGTCTTCATCTCATATGTGCACACAATGTCAAG TCACCAACAGCCCTATCTATCAAAGAGGGCTCTGATGATCACAGCAAGGGTGAAGAGACACTGTTAGAGGATGAGGATTCTGAAGATCTGGAGGTGTTTAGACCTACAGACAAGTGGCAAACTTTCAAACCAG GTCAAGCAATTCCAGCCGGCTCTCATGTCAGATTGAATCTTCAGACTGGCCAAAGAGAGGTTAAGATGGGAGAGGCGGAAGGTCTCAAATACTGGAGAGATGGAAATAG GCAAGGGATGATAAACACACACAACCCCTCATTTACAGCTGAGGAGTTGAAAGAGGCTTTGAAAAAGTTTAAAGAAGGAATGGATGATCCTGTGGACACAAAACAA GACAAAGATGCAGTGAGGGCCCAATTTCGCCCCATCGAAGAATTGAAAAAAGACATGGAGGCACTCGACATGCTTATGGAGACCGATGTCCAAGTTATGAGAAGGCTTTTAAACCAATTTAATAATACTAACAGCACAACTGAGGAAAAAGTCACTGCTCTTCTTGAATTGGAGTACCTTGTGCATCAG GTAGATAATGGCCAGAATTTGGTGTCCATGGGAGGAATGCAACTGGTTATACATGCTTTAAACAGTACAGACATTCATCTCCAGATGAGTGCAGCGTTTGTTCTTGGATCTGCTGTTTCAAG TAATCCATCAGTGCAAGTTGAGGCAATAGAAGGTGGCGCGTTACAGAAACTGTTGACATTGCTTGCAACTCCGCGACCAACAGTGGTAAAGAAAAAG GTGTTATTTGCTGTGGCCTCATTGCTGCGTCACTTCCCATttgcacaaagtcactttttgaAGCTTGGTGGTGTGCAGGTGCTTAGCGAACTGTTTCAAACACCAGGGGTAGAATCCCTGCGTGTGAGAATCATCACAGTTCTCTATGATATGATCATTGAAAAG GAGTTGATATCACAGGTGGGAATGGACCTTACTTCAGATTCCTCTCACCAGGAACGTATGCGGCAGTATGCTGAAGTCTCCCTGCTGCCCGTGTTGGTGGAGCAGGGGTGGTGCAGCCTGGTGCCTGAGCTTTTAGCATCACCTGAGCATGACTGCAGAGAGAAGGCTCTGCGCACGCTGCTTGCCATGATGGCCCAATGTCAGACTCAATATAAACAGAATCCCGCATTGACAGGCTCTCTTAGTGAATTGCAAAAACAGTACCAAGAACTGGTGCTCACAGAGCAGGACATAGGGGAACAGGACGGTTACTTTGGGGAGATCCTGGCACTTGTGGACTCGATGGTGATAAAAATGCAACGGGTATAA